TATTTCTGTGCATTGGTTCAGCGTTCATGTTTAGGCCCAGAAACAATAACATTTGACAACCAGTAAAACTGAAACCCATGTATACAccatgctttgataaaaaatctGGTACTTGGTGCAGGACAGGGCCCCAATGCAGGTTGCACCTCCTGACACTCCCTAAATTGTATGGTGCTCAAGTTAGTTGAACTTTATATAGGATATCAATGCATCATTCCAAAAGTCCACGTGGGACTTACCTTGGAACCAAGAGGCAATTTCAAATTCAACTACCCATTTAATAGAAgttgtagggaaaaaaaaccatggaaaataattttatattcacCTCTTTTTATAGAAGACAAAAATTGGGAATTAGAAATGAAGGGAAGGCATTATAACGCTAAGTAAGTGTGCAAGTATGTGTGTAATTTACTAACACTCACTTGGAATGAATACAGATAAATGTCTACTTATCTGGTAAATCTATAAATTCTTCCCCGGCTTAGCTGGAATATGCGTATGTGAGGTTTGCAAACTGCCTGGTGTATGAGGGCCACGTGGGACTTGTGCCTTGAATCTTAATCAGGGAATGACTGAAATCAATACTCCTCTCATTATAATGTCAAAGAACTGTATGCACCCAGTGTCTTTAATGGGTCAGTAATGAAATAACAATATTTAAGTGCATAACATACATTTAAATATCATATTATCCTTAAGGAAATTCTTTAAATTATTTGggaaaatatgtatttactgATACTGAGAAAAGGAGTTGTGCCATTATACCAGacttatataaaataacataattgCTTTTGAAATGATACTAAAGACACAATAAAGAGGTGCTTATAAATGAGAATTTTCCTTGCTAGGTTACCTTGGAACCAAGAGGCAATTAGGGACCTGCAAGTATATGTTTTAGGTACATGCTGAAAGCCTCAGATCTAGACTGGCAGATTAAGTAAAGATTTCTCTATAATCAAACTAAACCCATCCCCCGTTCCCATACAGTCTGCTACATTTCCAGCACTTTGGCTGTAGGAGATAATTGATATGGCTCCATCTTGGGGAAGCATTTTGCACATTGAGATGTGTTGGATTGAAACACTGATTCTTGTAGTCATAGTTTGGTGATAGTCATGATCTGGCATAATCATATTCAGTTTTACAATTGACTGTCctttttaattatacttttatttttcaagtgtgaaccaggcccggactggcaatctgtgggttctggcaaatgccagaggggctgctgtaagttaccatagacagtcactatatattgggctggcaggggggggggctgtttgggcctctatgtggcctgtttgggcctctgtgtacctgaaatgccagggcctattttgaatctcagtccatgCCAGGTGTGAACAGTTAGTAGTGTAGCCATCCTGCTAACATggctattatttaaattgtgcaaagtatattctgtgtaaaataatatttctggACTTGTAGTTCTATTAATCTTCAGCACTGAAACAGTTAATTGCTGAAGACCTTGCTGGGCTTGCAGTTTCCCTCCCACAGGAAGAAGAAAGATTCCTGCCACCAATAGGAGAGCAGCTTTGAGACTGAGGAGTTGCAGCCAATGAGAGAAAGACTGACTtctgaaagaaggaaaaggaagaggGAGAACTTCCAGGAAGGCAGAGGAGATCTGGGGAAGATAGAGATATACCCAGAGCTGTGCTGCATGTGAGAAGGAATCCTCTCTTCACAGGGACCAGTGACTGTCTGCTATCTGAAGAGGAGTGTTACAGATCACATCACATGGTGACTGCTTAGTCTGCTCAATATCTGGAGAAACTGTAAGCAGTTTTCAGTGAGTGCTACCTGTTGATTTTGACTCTCACTTAATCAGGCATTGCAGGGCTTTATACAAGCCAGTAACAATTAGGACTAGAGACAGGACTTTTATATCTGCCTGCCTGCAATCCATTCTGAAAGGTAAAGGCCTATTTGGAGAGGATTATTCATATATCACCAATATTCATATATCGCCAATAATTCAGCTTGTGTCATTTTCTGCGTGTGCTCTCCTGAGTGAAGCCTCCCACTACAGCCTGGTGGATCACAACTACTGTTTATTTGCCTTGTGGATTACAAATACTGGTTTATATATGAGCTCCAACTGCCGGCCTTACTGCTATTATTAACACTGGCCAGTGTTCAGGGAATTTGACTTAAACATTATCTGAGTTGACTAGATCAGTCTGTTTATTATTCATtgtcattttctaacatttgatATTACATTAGTGGTATAACTGTGTGTTCAGATGCTTTGACTTATTTGTTGAAACATATTGCTAAAAGAGAGATTGTTCAATTTATCCTTATTACTGGGTCTTCGGATCTGATAAAAGTGCTTGCTATTACACTGCTGGTTTATGTGTATCGCTGGGGGTTGTGGGTGTCACCAGAGGTGGACGAGAGCAGGACCCATCTAACACAgctacacctacgggtgcgctacatttgggggctcgtccgggatccTTGCTCCGCCCAGAACTCCGCCCCTATTTCCCTAGACCAAGTGTTAAAGTGATATGGAAGGCAAAATGAACCCAGAAACCGCTGCAAAGTGGTGTAAACAGCACAATGCTCAGCCAGAACACTGCTTAGTTTTCATGTTGCCAGACACTGAATGGACTGAAATACAAATACGTCAAGTAGCTGAGTCCTTACCAGTGGTTGGCCGTGGATTCATATTAGACAGCATCATGGATACTGCTGAACACAAGACTCTAGCTTTATTAGAATGGAGAAATCCCTTGGTGCATGAACAAATACCTCCGAGTGTGTCAGGTCCAGGAGAGAATGTAGTCCATGTGATATTCCCTAAAAGGGGCACTACTTCACTAGTAGAAGGAATACCTGTGGAAACAGTACCGCCTTCTACAACAGAGGTTGAATTTTCACTACCCAGTAATGCCATAGGACCAGAAGTTCTGAATGCTTTGGGGAGTCTTGTAGAAAAATGCCTAAAGCCTACACAGCCATTTACTGGATTTGGGTACCGCAAGTTACGTTTCTTTTCCGGCAAGCAACCCACCCCTCAGGGAGAGGAAGACTTTGAATCCTGGATGGATCAGGCTTCACAGGCCATAGAAGAATGGGACATTCcggaaccccaaaaaaaacaaagaattgctGAAAGTTTAAAAGGATTAGCTGCTGACACCATACGCAACTTAAAGATGAGCAAGTATGATTGTACATCTAAAGACTATTTAGAAGTGCTGCATGATGTGTTCGGGAGAACAGAGAAGGCTTCTGACCTTCTGTACCAGTTTGAGCATACATACCAAGAGGTTGGTGAAAAGCTATCTGATTATATTAATCGCTTAGACAAAATACTCCACCAGATCATCCTAAAGAAGGGAGTGGACCCAAAAGTAGCAGATCAGGTGCGGATTGGTCAGATTTTGCAAGGAGCTCAAGCTCTGGATCCCATTATGTGGAAACTGAGGATGAGAGGCAGAAGAGAAACTCTCACCTATTCACAGTTGGTCAAAGAAGTGAGGGAAGAGGAAGCACTGCTGGAAGCCAAATCTCAGACTTCAACTCAAGTTGCAAGCAGAAGTAAGCCGGAGCTTGCTACAGTACATACCACCCAAACAGGAGGCATGGTCCCAAATGTTGTGAGTACTGAGGTGTCACAGCTACAAGCACAAGTGTCTACACTAACAGAAGCAATAACCCAAGTTACCAGATCCGTTGCAGAGTTGCAGAAGATTGTGGTAGTTTTAGCGGAAGGGAAGGATACCCCTGCAAAAGCACCTACAATGAGACCTAAGGGAGAATCTGCAAAGCCCAGATCCATAGCTATTTCTGGATTTTGTTTCCGCTGTGGAGAAACAGGGCATATAAAGCGACAATGTCCTAATGCTGAAAACTTGCGAAAAGTAAATGAACTGCTATTGGCAAGTGCGATGCAGGAAAACTTCAGAGGGCCTCAGTGAAGGAGTCAGCTGAGCGCCCAGTTAAAAAGAACTCCATGAAGTCTAACAGAAACAGAAGTCTTAAAGGACCTAATCTTCTAAATGTTTCTAGCAGGGAAAAGGAGAAAATATCCACTGTGGCCCCTTCCAGTTCATCTAAGTCAGTTGGCAAATGTGGAAAACCAGCGCGGCAAGAGTCTCTGCATCAAAACTCACCAAGAATTACTACAAAAAAATCCTATCCCCAAATAGAAGCTTTAAAAGGCGGGAAGCGACCAACTGTTCCTCAAAACCATGCTGACTGTCGCACTGCTGAGCAGCACAGAAAAGAGAAACTACCTGAAGGCTTAGTGGGACTTtctcctatagtaacagtaaagATAGAAGACGTGTACAGTAAGGCACTACTGGATACTGGTGCACAAATCACTATCCTGTTTAGAGACTTCTACCAGAAACATTTAAAGCATTTGCCTCTTTTGAAGCTAGAAGACTTGCAGATCTGGGGACTAAGTGATACTAAGTTTCCCTATGATGGCTATGTCTCACTGAAGCTAGAATTTCCCAGCTCGGTGGTGGGGTCAACAGAAGTTTTTGAAACTCTCGCTGTTGTGTGTCCAAGACCAAAAGAAAAAGGTATAGCTTCTATTTTAGTGGGGACCAACACTGACCTTGTCAGGAGAATGCTGAAGCCTCAGCTAACTCAAGAACATCCAACACTACATCCACTTCTGAGACCAGCATTTTGTGCCCTTCAGGAGGAAAAGGACAACAAGATAGAGGAAATAGGACATGTATGGACACTATCTGGGAAAGAGTATGAAATACTCCCTGGTCATGTCAAGTGTTTCAAAGCCAAATTAAGGATGTGTGGGCAAGCAGCCACATCTCATCTTATGATGGAAATGGATCCACAATTACAACTGCCACCTGGACTTGAGTTAGTACCAGAAATCTGGCctgttgacaagctgaaacatcCTTGTGATACTGTGTCTGTGGGACTGACAAATAAAGGAAGTAACCCTATTGTTCTTGGCTCACAAGTGCATTTGGGTAATGTATACGCTGCCACTCCCTTACCTGCTTCTGTTTTGACAAGTGATAAAGGTAACGCAAAACAGTTGAAGCTGGAAGATGTTGATATAGGAGGTGGTCTGATGACACCTGAATGGGTAGCCAGAGTAAAAAAGATGTTGATAAAGAGGAGGAATTGTTTCTCCACCAGTGAGCTTGATGTGGGGTGTGCAAGAAGTGCACAACACCGTATAAGATTAAAAGAAGACCGACCATTCAGAGAACGTTCCAGAAGGGTTGCTCCAGGTGATTTGGAGGACTTGAGAAAACATCTGGAAGATCTCAAAGCGGCCGGAATAATTAAAGAGTCAAGAAGCCCATACGCTTCTCCCATTGTTGTTGTCAGAAAGAAGAATGGATCAATTCGCATGTGTGTGGATTATCGCACTCTGAATCAGCGAACCATTCCTGACCAGTACACCACACCTAGAATCGAAGATGCTCTTAATTGCCTGGTGGGCAGCAAATGGTTCAGTGTGTTAGACTTGAGGAGTGGATACTACCAAATTCCTATGCACCCTGAAGATAAGGAAAAAACTGCATTCATTACTCCTTTGGGATTTTTCGAATTTGATCGCTTGCCTCAAGGTCTCTCAGGTGCTCCTGCAACTTTCCAGAGGATCATGGAAAAAACTGTTGGGGATATGCACCTCCTGGAAGTCCTAGTCTACCTCGATGACCTTATTGTCTTTGGGAAGACACTAGAGGAGCATGAACAGAGGCTGATGAAAGTACTAGACAGACTTGAGAAGGAAGGGCTGAAGTTGTCCCTGGATAAATGTAAGTTTTTCCAATCTTCAGTGACCTATGTGGGACATGTGGTATCTGCAGAGGGAATATCAACTGATCCCAGCAAAATTGAAGCTGTGACATCTTGGCCCAGACCCAGAACCATCACAGAACTGCGGTCTTTTCTTGGGTTTTGTGGTTATTATAGGAGGTTTGTGGAAGGGTTCTCAAAAGCAGCTAGACCACTCAACCAACTGCTGCAAAATGATATAGTTGATGAAACTGATGAAGACTTTCTGTTGAAGAAGCCAAAGGGACCAAGGAATTCTAAAGAGTTCATTGAGAACCGTTGGACTCCTGAGTGTGAAGAGGCATTTGAACAGCTTAAGTATTGTCTCACACATGCCCCAGTACTGGCTTATGCTGATTCAAGAAAGCCATATACTTTACATGTTGATGCTAGCAGAGAAGGTTTGGGAGGAGTCCTTTACCAGGAGCATGACAAGAAACTGAGACCTGTAGCCTTTATCAGCCGAAGTTTATCTCCAACAGAGAGAAACTACCCTGCACACAAATTGGAATTCCTAGCTCTGAAGTGGGCTGTGGTTGACAAGCTACATGACTACCTTTATGGAGCTGATTTCGAAGTTCAGACTGATAACAACCCTTTAACATATATCCAGACCACTGCAAAGTTAGATGCTACTGGACATAGATGGATGGCTGCTTTATCCAACTACAACTTCAGTTTAAAATATCGTCCAGGACATCAGAATGGGGATGCTGATGGTTTGTCAAGAAGGCCACATGCAGACTCACACCCTGAGGATGAGTGGGTGGAAATTCCAGCACCAGGAGTGAGAGCTATGTGCCAGATGGTAGCTTACTGTCAGCAAACTGAATGTTGGGCCCAGAAGCTGGGTTTGCCAGGTCCAAGCATACCCCAAGCCTACTGTAATCTTGTAACATTGCAATGTTACTCTTTACCAGCTTTGAGCAACAGTAATCTCAGGAGAGACCAGAGAGAAGACCCCCTCGGACAGTTAGTTGTTGCTGCTTTGGAGAATAAAAGGGTTGAGATACTTCATACAGATTCTCATCCACTAGCAAGACTCCTAGCAAAAGAATGGCACAGACTACAGATACGAAATGGACTAGTGTATAGAAGGTCCCCTAGTGTTCTTGACAATGAAAAGTGGCAATTGCTGCTTCCCCGAAAGTATCAAGAAGTGGTACTTCAGTCATTACATGATGAACATGGCCATCTTGGCTATGACAAAACTCTGGGACTTGTAAGAGACAGATTCTACTGGCCATGTATGAAACAGGATGTTGAGGATTATTGTCGTTCATGTCTTCGCTGCATCCAGAGAAAGACTCTGCCCACTAGAGCTGCCCCATTAGGTAAAATGGAGAGTAGTGGACCTATGGAACTTGTCTGTATAGACTTTCTGTGCATTGAACCCGATGAAGGTGGAATCAGCAATGTGCTGGTAGTGACGGATCACTATACCAGATATGCTCAGGCATTCCCAGCTCGTGACCAAAAAGCTGTTACAGTGGCCAAGCTACTGGTTGAAAAGTTCTTTGTACATTATGGCCTGCCAAAAAGAATACACTCTGATCAAGGGCGTGACTTTGAAAGCAAACTCATTTACGAACTACTTACGCTTCTGGGAGTTCAAAAGAGTCGTACATCTCCTTATCACCCTCAAGGTGATCCTCAGCCAGAGCGTTTCAATAGAACTTTGCTAGATATGTTAGGAACATTGTCTGCTGAGAAGAAGAGCCAATGGAGTAGACATGTGGCTACAGTAGTGCAtgcttataatagcactaagAATGATGCTACGGGATTTTCACCCTACTTCCTAATGTTTGGAAGGGAAGCTCGTCTTCCTGTTGATTTGACTTTTGGAGTTACAGCTGATGATACTCCTTTACGATCTCATGCCAGTTATGTAGAAAGGCTCAAGAAGAACCTCAAAGAAGCTTATGATCTAGCTGAACATGCAAGTGGACAGAGACATCAGCGGAACAAAGCTCACTATGACAAGAAGGTGAAATGTCATGATTTGCAGCCTGGTGATAGAGTTCTGTTGAGAAATTTGGGCTTGCCTGGTAAGCACAAACTAGCTAATCGATGGGGCTCTGAGATCTACATTATTTGCTCTCAGCTACCTAACATTCCAGTCTATCAAGTCCGCCCTGAAGGTAAAGAAGGTCCTATAAAAACCTGGCACCGCAATAATTTAATGCCTTTGGCAGAGTCAGTGAGATTTATAAATTCTGAACCTACAATGCCTCAGCGCAAACCTAACTTGAGACGATCTAGAAGATTAAGACGGAGACAAGATACTCTTCCTGCTATTCAACACTCAGGTACTTCcccagaagaggaagaagacagtGAGGATGAATGGGGATTGGATGGACTTTTTGATGACAACATTCAAGATTCCATTAACAGTAATCTCAATGCAGATGCATCAGAATTCATCCCATGTCACACTGAACAACCAGTTTCTAGCAATAGACTGACAAATGTTTCCATGCCTCAGGCAGGACTCAATGTCACTGGAAGTCTTGACAGTAATCCTGATGGCAACTGTACAGTGTTGGAGAAACAGAGTGAGGATGTTCAAGACGAAATTTTAGAAGAAGACAACATAACAGCTGAAAGCTTAGACATTGATCAACCCCCAGAACTAAGTTCTCCTGTCAATATCTTTGAACCAAGGCCTCAGAGATTGGTGAAACCCCCACAGAGACTCACATATGATACTTTGGGGAATAATACTCAAGAGCCTGTGGTCACTGCTCATCGTAGAATCTACGCCCATGTTCCCTCCACTTTCTACTCAGTTGGTGACACTACACCTCAGCTGATTTCTACAGTTGTGATACCATATTATAAAACAGCGGTTGAGTTAATGGTACATTAATGTTATAATTGTATTTGATGTTAAATTACTTTTTGACTTGGGAGGACCCAAGTATTTTCAGTGGGGGGAGAGTGTAGCCATCCTGCTAACATggctattatttaaattgtgcaaagtatattctgtgtaaaataatatttctggACTTGTAGTTCTATTAATCTTCAGCACTGAAACAGTTAATTGCTGAAGACCTTGCTGGGCTTGCAGTTTCCCTCCCACAGGAAGAAGAAAGATTCCTGCCACCAATAGGAGAGCAGCTTTGAGACTGAGGAGTTGCAGCCAATGAGAGAAAGACTGACTtctgaaagaaggaaaaggaagaggGAGAACTTCCAGGAAGGCAGAGGAGATCTGGGGAAGATAGAGATATACCCAGAGCTGTGCTGCATGTGAGAAGGAATCCTCTCTTCACAGGGACCAGTGACTGTCTGCTATCTGAAGAGGAGTGTTACAGATCACATCACATGGTGACTGCTTAGTCTGCTCAATATCTGGAGAAACTGTAAGCAGTTTTCAGTGAGTGCTACCTGTTGATTTTGACTCTCACTTAATCAGGCATTGCAGGGCTTTATACAAGCCAGTAACAATTAGGACTAGAGACAGGACTTTTATATCTGCCTGCCTGCAATCCATTCTGAAAGGTAAAGGCCTATTTGGAGAGGATTATTCATATATCACCAATATTCATATATCGCCAATAATTCAGCTTGTGTCATTTTCTGCGTGTGCTCTCCTGAGTGAAGCCTCCCACTACAGCCTGGTGGATCACAACTACTGTTTATTTGCCTTGTGGATTACAAATACTGGTTTATATATGAGCTCCAACTGCCGGCCTTACTGCTATTATTAACACTGGCCAGTGTTCAGGGAATTTGACTTAAACATTATCTGAGTTGACTAGATCAGTCTGTTTATTATTCATtgtcattttctaacatttgatATTACATTAGTGGTATAACTGTGTGTTCAGATGCTTTGACTTATTTGTTGAAACATATTGCTAAAAGAGAGATTGTTCAATTTATCCTTATTACTGGGTCTTCGGATCTGATAAAAGTGCTTGCTATTACACTGCTGGTTTATGTGTATCGCTGGGGGTTGTGGGTGTCACCAGAGGTGGACGAGAGCAGGACCCATCTAACACAgctacacctacgggtgcgctacagtAGTCTTCTGCTTTATCACAATTTGCACCATGTAACAAACTGCTTCCTGTTTTGCAGTAGATAAAATGTTTACAGGACacttgcccccatatgtaataaaaggcacaaaggtCGCcaataactaatagcaaccaataagatgttgtcCTTTAACATGTGAatggcatgtttactaacattggagacaaacatcaccagtgatgttgcccctAGCaaacaatcaaatctttgcttttgtgTTCTTACTTGACTGTTGAAATCAACATATTGTCAACAtcatcagtgattttttttccacagtttttccacagcataataaatagaacCCCAAGTctctgagagtgggcccttgcaTGCTTTTAGAGGAAAGGGGTTGCACCCTCAGATGAAGTCAATAAAATTGATGCCAGTGGTTCTTAGAAACAaacaataacttttttattggtaGGAATGTAACATAAATTCCTTGGAGGCAGGCACACATAGCACAGTACAATTAAGCATATATTAATGAATATAACTTTTAGAGGTGTTTGCCCCTCAGGGGCCAGTAA
Above is a genomic segment from Xenopus laevis strain J_2021 chromosome 3L, Xenopus_laevis_v10.1, whole genome shotgun sequence containing:
- the LOC121401243 gene encoding paraneoplastic antigen Ma1 homolog — translated: MNPETAAKWCKQHNAQPEHCLVFMLPDTEWTEIQIRQVAESLPVVGRGFILDSIMDTAEHKTLALLEWRNPLVHEQIPPSVSGPGENVVHVIFPKRGTTSLVEGIPVETVPPSTTEVEFSLPSNAIGPEVLNALGSLVEKCLKPTQPFTGFGYRKLRFFSGKQPTPQGEEDFESWMDQASQAIEEWDIPEPQKKQRIAESLKGLAADTIRNLKMSKYDCTSKDYLEVLHDVFGRTEKASDLLYQFEHTYQEVGEKLSDYINRLDKILHQIILKKGVDPKVADQVRIGQILQGAQALDPIMWKLRMRGRRETLTYSQLVKEVREEEALLEAKSQTSTQVASRSKPELATVHTTQTGGMVPNVVSTEVSQLQAQVSTLTEAITQVTRSVAELQKIVVVLAEGKDTPAKAPTMRPKGESAKPRSIAISGFCFRCGETGHIKRQCPNAENLRKVNELLLASAMQENFRGPQ